The genome window AAGTGCAGTTCACGAAATGAGGGTTGCTGTTATCCCAGGATAATCCGGCGCCCCCACCTCCTCCTGCGTAAGTGGATTCGTTGTCATAGAACAGGCAATTATCAACAACAGGATTTGAATTGGTTCCTATCATGATGGCGCCGCCCCAGCTTGATGAATTATCATGGAAAATGCAGTGGGAAATATGAATGGAGCAATCGAACATGGCAAGCGCTCCCCCGGCCGGGTTATTCGTGGTGAATTTATCGGCGCTGTTGTATCTGAAAACACAATGACTGATATCAATGTTATTCACTAAATTAATACGAATAGCCCCGCCGCAGTTATAGCCAGTTTCCAGGCCATAAGCATAGCTGTATTCAAAAATACAATGCTTTAAAACCGAATTCGGGTTCGTTGCCGGTGTCTGATCCCAGACCATTCCACCCCATTTGACATCCGGGTCGCAGGCAGTAAACAATATTGGAAGCGCTTCGGTTCCTTCGGCATGCAGGCATCCCTGGATATCGAACCGCTCGGCTGAACTGAACTTAACTTCAACACCGGGTTCAATGGTCAATGTTTCACCATCGGGGATTTTGATATAGCCCATGATGATATAGGGCGAACCTGCCAAAGTCCAGGTGCCGCTGACTTCATTGTCCCAGATAAGAGTTTCGTCGGATAGCACCGGTTTGAGTTCTCCCAAGGTAATTTCATGAAAAACGCCGTCCCGTCCATTGGTAGTTATATTACCACTCACCCCCTGCCCTTCCATATAGGTTCTCATGGAATGGCCTGCCAGGTCTTTCAGAAATGAAGCGGCCACATGCCGGGCATTGGCCGTGGCATTTGCCGAAATATCGGTAAGGGTTGAAGGACTTGACTGGCTCGACCAGGTGTAATTTATTGTTCCCACATCGCGGGTTCCGTAATTCGTGTCGATCACGTATTCAAGGATAGGCTCACCTGCGATTTCCAAAGTAACTGCATTTCCGTAATGATGATACCAGTGCGTACTGCCATTCAGCCCCCAGTCAATGCCTTCGATGTTATTGCCAAGCGTGGAAAGTCCGGATTTTATTTTAAGCTGGTCAATGGTATATCCCTTGTATTCCAGTTGTGCGTTAAGGTTGGGAAATCCTGTTCCTGCACCTGTGAAGTGGCATAGCGCTGCTTCGGGATCCGGGTCAATGTTGTCGTAATCGCGCGAAGTAATATAATACGCCATCCACCAGTTGATACCATTGTATGTAAAGGTATGGCCATACGCCTGGGGCTCGGGACCCGAACCATCGGCATCCCATGCGACAACGCCTTCATGGTCTGTCACCAGACCGGTAAACGGAAGTATGGGAAAACCCTTTTCGAGGTATCCGTCAATCACATCGAAATATAATCCGTCAATCCTGCTGTTACCCGAAAAAAACACACCTGTTGAAGTCAGTTTACCTACCAGCCTCAGCTCCCAACCATCCATGTCCTGTAAAAAGGCTGCTGCAACCTCCTGCACTGGAATGGAACTGTTTTGAGAATGATCAAACGGACGGGTAAAACTGGTTTCAAACTGCCAGATGCCAGGATTGGAATGATCATAAGCAGTGAAGACATTTTTGCAATAAAACAAGATCATTGGTTCGCCATCCAGTTCAATGTAGCAATAACCGTCATATCTGTTCAAATAATGCTTGTTGCCGTCGGTAAACCAGTCCTCGCCTTCAATATCATTCCCTTCAATAAGCAACCCATGTTTTATTTTAACCTGTCCGGGCAAAAAGCCATAGCTGGACAGCGCTTGCTCAAAAAGCGGGAATCCGGTCATTCCTGGCAAAAAATGACAAAATGCCGCATTCGGTTCGGGATCGATGTCATCGTAATCCCTTGAAGCGCTATAGTAGCGTGAGCTGCCATAGCCGAAAGGATGAGGATGGCCTGCAGCGGCAGGTTCAGGGCCTGTGCCGTCGGCATCCCAAACGGCAATGCCTTCGTGATCTGCCGATAATCCCTCGAACGGGATCTGGGCATTTGAATACAGAATGGTCAGCACGATCATCGCAATGGCTAACCCTGTTGTTTGAAGTAATGTATTAGTTTTCATAAGAACCTCCTTTTTTTTGAGACCTTTTCATATGTTAAATTGTTAAACTGCTAATTGCTGATCCTTCGGGCTTCGCCCTCAGGACATGCTGCCAACTGCCTATTATCAGGCTGCCAGTATAAAATTACTGCACCAAAAAAGTGAAAATGAAACAGATGCATTGTCGCGCGGGAGAGATACAGGACCGGTGGGGATGGATACTTAAACGCTGGAAGCTAAAGCAAATCCTAAATTCCAAGCAAGTGATTGCCCTATTAAGATCCTGATTCATTCCTCCCTCCCTTACCCGTAGGGCATATCGTATTGTAGCAGGTAGGTGGCCGAATTCCCCTCCCTTGCCCGTAGGGCAAGCAGTATTGTACCATAATGGCATGAAATGATTCAATACCCCGTAGGGGTTCCAGATTTATGTTTATCCCCTACGGGGAATAAAATCATTGGATGATCCCATTGAGCTACAATTCTTTAACCGCTACGCGGTAAAATACAAATAAAGGAGTACAGATCAGTGTTTTACTGCATACAGTTTATTTGATAAGATGATATTTCTTCCGGGATTTGTTTTTGATTTGGATCTTGTGATTTGTTTGGATTTTGGAAGTTGGGATTTGGAATTTTTTTATGTGGTTGTTCGGATTTACCTTGCTAACATATCCGAAGGTGTAAAAACGTGGAATCCGGGAAGCGCTTTACCGGGTCTTTCTTTAAGAAATAACGCTTTAATGACAGATTTGCTTTCAACAAACGGGAATGCCGCAATTTTACTGTCAATTGAAGAGGCCAGTTCCCCGACAGGTACCTTATCCGACCATTTCACTTCCCCGACAAGCAAGCTGCTTCTATCCAGAGATTCTGATAAAAGGTCAATTTCCATCGCTTTTTTATCTGTTCCGGTACCCCACCAGCGGGAAGCCGGATTAAATTTTTTACCGTCGATGACCATCTCATGTATCATTTTTCTGCATAAATCTTCCCATAAACCCGACAGATATGAATTATACTTCGCATCAATCCCCTGCCAGACCTCTTCGATCATACCAGATTCGAGCCTGCTTTTATTGGGGATAAGGAAATTGAAGTAGAAATTCAGGAAGGGATCATCAATCTTATAAAGGCTTCGTTTGGCGGATCTCCCAGATTCTCCGAAGGGTACTTCACGACGAATGTATCCCTGGTTGATAAGGAATCCAAAAAGACGCGACAGCTGAGTCACCGGTTTTCCTAATCTTCTGGCAATTTCGGATGGTTTGTGCACACCGGAGCCGATCAGGCTCATTACGGAAAAAGCCTGCACGGATGTCCTCATCTCATCGGAAAATAGACGTTCAGGTTCCTCGTAAAGGATACCGTTTTGATCGAGTATGCTTTTTTTTACAGCTTCTGTAAAATCCTTGTATTCTTTCCTGATTTCCCAGTATCTGGGGACGCCACCCCAGGCACCATATTCCATGACAGCTTCTTCCGGACGGAGTGACAAGAAAGTATGCATCTCTTTTATTCCCATGGGTTTTACCCGGATGATTTCATCACATCGTCCATAGAGTGGTGAGCTGCTGTCCAGGACCATACTGTACATCATTTGCTGGGAGGATCCGCAGAGGATCAGATGAAAATTCCTCTTATCAGATTCTTCTGTTATTTTTTGTAAAATTGAAGGCAACTCCGGGCTGTTTTTAACCAGGTAGGGAAATTCGTCAATACAAATAATTGTCCTTGATTTCAGGACAGAATTCAGACTATGGAACAAACTTTCCCAGTCGGGATAGACAGGTCTGGAAAAACCGGGTGCAAGGGCATCCACCTGTTTTGCAAGCGCCAGGATCTGGAGGGGTGGTTCTCTTAAATCCGCAGAAAAATATAGGGCATGAGGGGGAAGCACCCGATGCAACAATGTCGACTTTCCACACCTGCGCCGGCCATAGACAACGATCAGCTGTGGTTTTTCCTTAACGAAAGCATTCTGCAGCCTTTCAATTTCCTTCTCTCTGTTGACAAACATATGACTATTCATTTTGAAAATTATGTTTGACAAAAATAATGCTTTTCAAGCATAAATGATGACGTTTCCTGTTATTTTTTCTTACAAAATCCTACAGGGAATAAATCCCAAATCCCAAGGTCCAAAATCCAAACAAATCCCAAATTCCAGGATCCAAATTACAAACACTGTGATTGCCCTATTTAAATCCTGATTCATTCCCCCTTCCCTTGCCCATAGGGCATATCGTATTGTAGCAGGTAGGTGACCGAATTCCCTTTCCTTGCCCGCAGGGCATATAGTATTGTAGCATCATGGCATGAAATGATTCAATACCCCGTAGGGGTTCCAGATTTATGTTTATCCCCTACGGGGAATAAAATCATTGGATGATCCCATTGAGCTACAATTCTTTAACCGCTACGCGGTAAAATACAAATAAAGGAGTACAGATCAGTGTTTTACTGCATACAGTTTATTTGATAAGGTGATTTGTTTGTGATTTGGATCTTGTGATATGTTTGGAATTTGGATGTTGGGATTTGGGATTTGCCTGGATTATGGTGCCTGGGATTTGGGATTTGCGAAAAGCTTGAAGATCCCGCCTTGCGGTGGGATCTTTGTGGAGTTTACCCCGCAGAATGCGGGGCTTCGACTTGCTGCTTGAAGCTATTAACCTGCAACATGTACCTTGCAACATGCAACACACGTCATAAAATCAACTTTCCCGCGTTAATAATCCAAATAAACCCTATTTTTGCACCCGCAAAGTTGTAGAGTGAATTTAATATTAAATAATTGAAAATCAAAATAGTAAGACTATGAACAAGATTAAAGTCGGCATCAACGGTTTTGGAAGGATTGGAAGAAACGTAATGAAAATAGCACTCGAGCGCGGCAACATCGAGATCATCGGCATCAATGACCTGACCAGCACAAGTGTCCTGGCTCATCTGTTAAAGTACGATTCCACCCAGGGAAAATTCAACGGAACGGTTTCCTTTGATGATACGAATCTTATCATTAACGGGGTCAGGATCCCTGTAACGGCCGAAAGAAGCCCGATCAACATCCGCTGGGCCACATCACCGGATGTTGTTGTGGAATCTACCGGTGTGTTCCGCTCCAAAGAGAGTGCAAAGGGAGGGTACGGCGACCACCTGAAGAACGGTGCAAAGAAAGTGATCCTAACCGTTCCTGCAAAGGACGACATTGACCGCATGATCGTCATCGGAGTGAACGACAATGACCTGAAAGAGACCGATCAGTGCATTTCCAATGCTTCTTGCACGACGAACTGCCTGGCACCGGTCGCCAAGGTGCTCAACGACCGGTTCGGCATCGAAAATGGCTTCATGACAACCATCCATTCCTATACGAATGATCAAGTGATCCTTGACGGACCTCATACCGATCTGCGCCGGGCGCGCTCCGCTGCCATCTCGCAGATCCCGACCACAACGGGCGCTGCCCGGGCAGTCGGCAAGGTAATCCCTGCCCTCAAGGGAAAACTGGATGGAATGGCTATCCGCGTCCCCACCCCTACAGGGTCCGTTGTCGACCTGGTAGTCAACCTGAAGGTGGAAGTGACTAAAGATGAAGTCAACAAGGCGATCAAGGAAGCTGCCGAAGGCCCGATGAAGGGGATCCTCGAATATACCGAAGACCCGATCGTATCGGTCGATATCATCCATAACCCTCATTCATCGATTTTTGATGCACTGAGCACCATGGTCATGGGCAAAACGGTCAAGATCCTTTCGTGGTACGACAATGAATGGGGCTACTCGGTGAGGGTCGTCGACCTCATTGAGAGAGCATTTTAATGATTTCAGGATAAGAAAAATTGGTGTAGCTTTGTGGCTGCACATTTTACCCGATGTCCTTTTTCTCACGCCGAATCCCGGTAAAAACGCGCTTTTACGTTCCTATTGTGACCGGTATCATCATTATGGCGATGATCATCACCATCATCACCATCGCGATGGTACGGCGTAATATTTACCGTTCCCTGGAACGTAATCTGTCGACGGAGGTCCAGACGATCGTTAAAATGTTTGAGCGTGAAAGAGCACTGAAACTGGACAAGGTCCATCGTGACCTGAAAGTCGCGCACGAGTTGTTTTACCAGGATTCACTGGTGATAGGACAAGAAACCTTCGAGGTTCCTGTCCTTAATCAGGTTTCCGGCACTCTGCATCAGGCCGGGCTTCAAAAGTGGTACCTGGCCGGCAAAGAACTTTATCAGAATTACGATTTCATCGATCGTGTTCATTTTCTTACCGATGCGACCGTTACACTTTTTCAGAAGATCGACAGCGGTTTTGTGAGGATCTCCACCAACGTGTTGAAGGAAGACAGCAGCCGGGCCATCGGGACATTTATTCCCCTGGACTCCAGCGTGGCAGACACGATCAACCGAATGAAAACTTTTTTCGGGCGTGCCTTTGTCGTGAATGACTGGTATATTACTGCTTATGAACCCATCCTGTCACAAGGGGAAATCGTGGGCATGCTTTATGTCGGGGATAAGGAAAAAGACCTGGACAAACTACGCGAAGTCCTTCGTGACCTTAAAATCGGGAAATCAGGATTTCCCTTTGTCATGGATGATCAGGGCACCCTGATCATTCACCCGGCACTCCAGGGAGAAAAATACGGTGACGATGACCTGTTTGAAAAGATTGCCCGAATGAAGGAAGGACTGATCATCAGCAGGGGTGGTCCGGGACGGGAGAAGAACATGATCGCCTTTGATTACTATGAGGACTTTAGGTTTTACATTGGCGTAACCCTGCCCGTCAAGGAAGAAACCGCCCAGATCCTGAACAAGATCATTCTCAATTCCCTGATCCTTTCCCTTATCATCATCCTGGCCTTTTCCATCTTTGTTTATTATCTCACGATTGAAAATGTCAGAAAATTCCTGGGAGAACTTGAAGTTTCACAGGCTCAGCTTGACAGTACCAAAAGTGCACTGGCTCAGTCGGAACAGCATTTCAAGACCCTGTTCAACAACAGCAGCGATGATATTTTTGTACTGGATATGGAGGGAAACTTCCTGGAGGTGAATCAGGTGGCCTGCGATAACCTTGGGTACAGCCCCGAAGAATTCAAACGGATGAACTTCAGGGATATCAAGACACCGAAATTCCTGGATAAAGTTGACCGAAACCTGGAAACCATCCGTATGCTTGGCAAATACCGTTATGAGTCGGAGAATGTGGCAACAAGCGGCAGGGTGATCCCGGTGGAAATGAACAGCAGGATCATTGAATACAGGGGAAAGAAAGTCATCCTGACCATTGCCAGGGATATTACGGAGCGCAAGGAGGTTGAAGAAAAGATCCTGCGAACGATCATCCAGACCGAAGAGCGGGAGCGAAAACGGTTCGTTGCCGACCTGCACGACGGGCTGGCACCTATTCTGTCGACCATCAAGCTTTATACGGATATCCTGAAGAAGGGCAACTTTAAAAAGATCGATAAAGGGGAAGCGATTGCCAACGTGGAAGAGCTGGTGGACATGGCCATCAAGTCAACACGGGAGATCTCCAACAACATCCGGCCTTCGCTGCTACAGGATTTTGGCCTGGCAGCTGCCATCCACGAATTCACCTCCTATGTCAAGGCAACGCACGCCGTTGACATTGAGGTGAATACACAGCAATACACGATCGATCACCGTGGAATCGAGGAAACCATCCTCTACCAATCCGTTCAGGAACTGATCAACAACACCCTGAAGCATTCAAAAGCGGATCATATCAAGATCGACCTGAAGAGCTTCGACAATCAGATCATCCTGTACTACCGCGATAACGGGATTGGTTTTGACCTCACTGCGGAACTGAAGAAAAATACCGGATACGGTCTCAACAATATCATCAATAAAATGAAAACCATCAAGGGATCCTGCGATATCAACACCGAAGTGGGGAAAGGGATGTTTTTGATCGCCTCGGTAAGGATCCCGGAAAACAATGCCTGACATGGATATCATCAAAGTCATGATCGTGGATGATCACATCATCTTTCGTAAAGGATTGCGGACCATACTCAATGAGATCGATGAACTGAAGGTGGTGGCGGAGGCTTCCAACGGCGTCGAACTGATGGATGCCCTGAAAAAAATCCAGACCGATGTTATCTTCATGGACATCCGGATGCCCATGATGGATGGGATCGAGGCCACTAAAAAAGTCACTGCGAAATACCCGGATGTCAAAATAATCGCACTGACCATGTTCGAGGAAGTGAGTTACTTCAACGAGATGATCGAGGCCGGAGCCGCTGGGTTCCTGCTGAAAAAGACCACAACGAAGGAACTCAAAACGGCCATTGATGCCGTTCTCCGCGACGATACCTACTTTTCTGAGGAATTTATCGCTTCTGCCAGCAAGTATCAGAGGATCAAGCCCAAAGGACCCGATGTCAGGCTCTCCGACCGCGAGTTGGAGGTGCTTGAACTGATCTGCAAAGGAAACTCCAATGCAGAGATTGCCAAATTATTAGGGGTCAGCCAGCGAACCGTGGACGGACACCGTGCCCACCTCTTCGAAAAAACCGGTGCCAGAAATGCCCCCAACCTGGTGCTCTATGCGGTGAAACATGGACTGATCAGGACCTGATGGCACATCACAGACCCCGGAACGGATAAATCCCAGCCAGATTCCGGGTGAGTGACGGAGTTTTACACTGTCTCCGGACGAAAATCCAATGTGTAAAACACCTATACCTCAAAAAATAATCTTTTTTTTTAATTTTTTTCTGTTTGCCGGTGGGTCATTTCCAATGCTTTCAGTCGAAGGATCCCGATGGAGTTCAGTTCTGCTTAGTGACTTTAAGTATTTGAAAAACAATATTATAACTATTGAAATATAGGTGTTTCCACCTGTTTTCCGCGTGCACCTTCCACTCTTGCAGGGTCTGTGTTCCCGCTCTAATTTTGCGACTGAATCGAAATAGCAGGTACCATCTTTATTTTAATAAGACAATTTATGGAAGCACAGAAAATTTTAATTGTAGATGACGACGTTGATGTGATCAATGTCATCACGACTATCCTCGAAAATGAAGGATATGAAGTTATTTCAGCCTTTGATAAGGATGAGGGGCTGCAGCTGGCCCGTGATAAAAAGCCTGATCTGGCTATTCTTGATGTGATGATGACAACCCATTATGAGGGATTTGAGATGGCCAAGGAATTGAGTGAAGATCGCACCTTCCGGACGATGCCCGTATTGATGCAAACTTCCATCGATGTTCTGGTAACCACCAAGGAAAGTGTCAGGGAAATGGCCCGGGAGTTCAGAGCCGATCCTCATTACAGTGAATTGCAGGTGATCCTGGTCCGGGATGTGGTTTCAGGTAACTGCGGGGTGGATTACCTTACGGAAGACGGACGCTCGATCTGGTTACCGGTGAACGGTTTTCTCAGAAAACCCGTGGATGCCCGGAAATTGCTCTACGAGATCAAAGCTCAGCTTGAGAAGCAGGCAGCACATTCTTAAACCTATCCAACTGCCACTGAGGGAATCCACGGAAACTTAATTAACCAGAGGATAATGAAAACAGATGTTAAAGAGGTACTGGAAAATCATCAGCAGGGTGGTCGCGACAGTCTGATACCCATCTTGCAGGAAATTCAGGAAAGAGAGGGTTATCTTTCGGAAGAAGCTGTGGTTGCTGTTGGAAAGCATTTGCATATTCCTTCAAGCCGCATTTATGGGGTAGCCACCTTTTATAATCAGTTCAGGTTTCAGCCTACCGGCAAATACCATATCCAGGTCTGCCGTGGCACCGCCTGTCACGTGCTTGGATCGGCCACGGTGCTGGCGCACCTGGAAAAGTTGCTGAACATCAAAGCAGGGCAGACCACGCGCGACGGATTGTTCAGCATTGAGATCGTTGCATGCATTGGCGCCTGTGGACTGGCACCGGTCATCAACATCAGCGGCGAGTTTCATGCAAGGGTTGACGAGGCCAGGGTAGCCGCCATTATTGAGGAATACAGAAAAAGGGAGGAAACGTTATGATCACTGAAACGATGACTGACGTAAGGCAAATACTGATGGAAAAGCTCCTCAACGGGGAGACGGAACCACATTCTCACTCTTCGGGGGATCTGCTTCGGGCATTGCGCCGGGAAACTCTTCTGAAACCGGTGATCTATATTGGATCCGGAACGTGCGGACTGGGTGCGGGCGCGGATAAGACACAGCAGGCTGTGAACCGTTACCTGGATGAAAAAGGTATTGATGCCGACATTGTTCAGGTTGGTTGTATTGGCATGTGTTCGGCTGAGCCGCTGCTGGATGTCCAGTTGCCGGGCAGGAACCGTCTTTGCTTCCAGAAGGTCACCGCGGATAAGGTTGTTAGTCTTCTGGATTCCGCTCTCAAGGGGGAGCCTTCCGAGGAAGACATCCTGGGGCAGTTTCGCAACGGGCATACCAGCGCATGGGACAGGATTCCCTTTTTGGATGAGCACCCGTTTTTTGCCCGGCAGACACGGATTGTTTTGAAAAACTGTGGGATCATTGATCCTGTCAGCATCCGGGAATACATTGCCCATGGCGGTTATCAGAGCCTGCTCACGGTTTTGCAGACCTGCACGTCCCTTGATGTATGCAACAAGGTGGAGATCAGTGGTTTACGTGGACGTGGTGGTGGTGGGTTCCCTACCGGAAAGAAATGGAAGTTTGCCAACCAAACGGAAGCAGATCAGAAGTATCTGATCTGCAATGCAGATGAGGGAGATCCCGGAGCATTCATGGACAGAGCAGTGATCGAGGGAGACCCTTACCGTTTGATCGAGGGGATGACCATTGCAGCCTATGGTATTGGCGCTTCCAAAGGATATGTGTACATCCGTGCCGAGTACCCGCTGGCCATCCAAAGGTTACGCATCGCGATGGATCAGGCCCGTAGCTATGGATTGCTGGGAAAAGACCTTGCAGGATCGGGATTCGATTTTGACATCACGGTCAAGATGGGGGCCGGTGCTTTTGTCTGCGGGGAAGAAACAGCCCTGATGCACAGCATCGAGGGAAAGCGCGGGATGCCGCGTCCCAGGCCTCCTTTTCCGGCTGTCAGTGGCCTTTTTGGCAAACCTACTGTCATCAATAATGTGGAAACCCTGGCCAATTTACCGGTCATCTTTGAAAAGGGTGAAGCCTGGTTCAGTTCAATGGGAACGGCCACCAGCAAGGGTACCAAGGTGTTTGCCCTGTCGGGCAAGATCAGTCGTACAGGTCTTGTGGAGATCCCGATGGGTACTCCGCTGCGGGATATCATCTTCACTATGGCGGGTGGCATACGCAACGGCAAGAAATTCAAGGCCGTGCAGATCGGAGGCCCCTCCGGCGGCTGCATAACCGAAGCAAACCTGGATATTCAGATCGACTATGAGTCGCTGATCAGGGCAGGGGCCATGATGGGAAGCGGAGGACTGGTGGTGATGGACGAGGATACCTGCATGGTGGATGTGGCCAAATTCTTCATGGACTTCATCCAGCGCGAAAGCTGTGGTAAATGTATTCCCTGCCGGGAAGGAACCCGAAGAATGCTGGAGATCCTGGAGAGCATCACTTCCAAACCAGTCAATACAGGAAATCAATCCCTGACACGCTTCAGGGGAATCATTCAACTGGAGAAACTGGCAAAAGTGATCAGGGAAACCTCTTTGTGCGGACTGGGCCAAACGGCTCCCAATCCGGTACTGAGCACGCTCCGCTGGTTCAGGGACGAGTATGAATCGCATATCTACGAACGGAAGTGCCCGGCGGGTGTCTGTACGGATCTGAGAACGTTCCGCATCGATGTGGACAAATGCACCGGATGTACGGTTTGCGCAAAGAAATGTCCTACCGGTGCCATCATCGGTGCCAGGAAAACAGCGCATTTCATTGTGGAGGAGAAATGCATCGGTTGCGGCAGCTGTGAGGAAGCCTGTAAATTCGGTGCTATTTTTATAAGGGAGTAATGCTCCGATAAAAAACCAAGGAACTATGGATTGTATGATAGAAGTCAATAACAAGAAGATTGAGGCAACGAAGGGAGAATTACTGATCGATGTCCTTTCAAGGAATGGCATCAGGGTCCCGACGCTCTGCCACATGAAAAATTATCTGCCCTCCGGCTCATGCCGGATGTGTGTGGTGGAAAACCTGGCGAATGGGAAACTGATCACCTCCTGTTCCTATCCTGTGGAGGAGGGTATGAAAATTCAGACCCACTCCCAGCGGGTGGTCGAATCCCGTAAGGTGATCGTGGAACTCCTGTTGTCAAATCATCCTGATGATTGCCTGTACTGTGTGCGTAACGGCAAGTGCACCCTGCAGGATCTGGCCGGTGAGCACAATGTGACTGAACGACGGATCAGCGGAAAGAAAAATGATTATCACAAGGATCTATCCAGTGCGAGTATTGTCCGCGATCCGGACAAATGCATCCTTTGCGGCAGATGTGTCAGGGTTTGTGAAGAGGTGATGGATGTGTCGGCCATTGATTACATCAACCGCGGAAGCAGATCCGTCATCGGAACGGCTTTCAACAAGGGACTGAACGTCTCCAGTTGTGTGAACTGCGGGCAGTGCATCCTGGTATGTCCAACCGGAGCCCTTTCCGAAAGGCCCCATATCAATGAAGTGCAGATGGCTTTGAACGACCGGGATCAGATGGTGATCGTGCAGTACGCGCCTGCGGTAACGGTATCCATTGCCGAAGAGTTTGGTCTTGAACCGGGCGCCGACCTGAATGGCCTGCTGAATGCAGCCCTTCGGAAGATAGGTTTTGACCGGGTTTTTGATACATCGTTCTCAGCTGATTTAACGATCATGGAAGAGTCGGCCGAGTTGATCCATCGCATCCAAAACAACGGTGTTCTGCCTATGATCACCAGTTGCTGTCCGGCC of Bacteroidales bacterium contains these proteins:
- a CDS encoding response regulator, which gives rise to MEAQKILIVDDDVDVINVITTILENEGYEVISAFDKDEGLQLARDKKPDLAILDVMMTTHYEGFEMAKELSEDRTFRTMPVLMQTSIDVLVTTKESVREMAREFRADPHYSELQVILVRDVVSGNCGVDYLTEDGRSIWLPVNGFLRKPVDARKLLYEIKAQLEKQAAHS
- a CDS encoding ATP-binding protein, whose translation is MFVNREKEIERLQNAFVKEKPQLIVVYGRRRCGKSTLLHRVLPPHALYFSADLREPPLQILALAKQVDALAPGFSRPVYPDWESLFHSLNSVLKSRTIICIDEFPYLVKNSPELPSILQKITEESDKRNFHLILCGSSQQMMYSMVLDSSSPLYGRCDEIIRVKPMGIKEMHTFLSLRPEEAVMEYGAWGGVPRYWEIRKEYKDFTEAVKKSILDQNGILYEEPERLFSDEMRTSVQAFSVMSLIGSGVHKPSEIARRLGKPVTQLSRLFGFLINQGYIRREVPFGESGRSAKRSLYKIDDPFLNFYFNFLIPNKSRLESGMIEEVWQGIDAKYNSYLSGLWEDLCRKMIHEMVIDGKKFNPASRWWGTGTDKKAMEIDLLSESLDRSSLLVGEVKWSDKVPVGELASSIDSKIAAFPFVESKSVIKALFLKERPGKALPGFHVFTPSDMLAR
- a CDS encoding T9SS type A sorting domain-containing protein, with product MKTNTLLQTTGLAIAMIVLTILYSNAQIPFEGLSADHEGIAVWDADGTGPEPAAAGHPHPFGYGSSRYYSASRDYDDIDPEPNAAFCHFLPGMTGFPLFEQALSSYGFLPGQVKIKHGLLIEGNDIEGEDWFTDGNKHYLNRYDGYCYIELDGEPMILFYCKNVFTAYDHSNPGIWQFETSFTRPFDHSQNSSIPVQEVAAAFLQDMDGWELRLVGKLTSTGVFFSGNSRIDGLYFDVIDGYLEKGFPILPFTGLVTDHEGVVAWDADGSGPEPQAYGHTFTYNGINWWMAYYITSRDYDNIDPDPEAALCHFTGAGTGFPNLNAQLEYKGYTIDQLKIKSGLSTLGNNIEGIDWGLNGSTHWYHHYGNAVTLEIAGEPILEYVIDTNYGTRDVGTINYTWSSQSSPSTLTDISANATANARHVAASFLKDLAGHSMRTYMEGQGVSGNITTNGRDGVFHEITLGELKPVLSDETLIWDNEVSGTWTLAGSPYIIMGYIKIPDGETLTIEPGVEVKFSSAERFDIQGCLHAEGTEALPILFTACDPDVKWGGMVWDQTPATNPNSVLKHCIFEYSYAYGLETGYNCGGAIRINLVNNIDISHCVFRYNSADKFTTNNPAGGALAMFDCSIHISHCIFHDNSSSWGGAIMIGTNSNPVVDNCLFYDNESTYAGGGGGAGLSWDNSNPHFVNCTFADNHSVSEGGAYELEFGGTTTFTNCIFWANTADIEANQISILTLNPLPVLNIYYSDVEDGMNGITPGFQGEYLHNINCDPVFIPMNGFLFVLDSTSCCHNVGTQNTTYLPQNYSIPPACLCGNDRIMQSEIDMGCYETWGLSTGTEDFEPSANKIVKVFPNPTSGISDIRYQISDIRYVTLEIYDVQGQMVRNLVHEKQQAGEYVVRLGGSDLPAGIYLVRLQAGEQTETVKMVVMR
- a CDS encoding response regulator transcription factor → MDIIKVMIVDDHIIFRKGLRTILNEIDELKVVAEASNGVELMDALKKIQTDVIFMDIRMPMMDGIEATKKVTAKYPDVKIIALTMFEEVSYFNEMIEAGAAGFLLKKTTTKELKTAIDAVLRDDTYFSEEFIASASKYQRIKPKGPDVRLSDRELEVLELICKGNSNAEIAKLLGVSQRTVDGHRAHLFEKTGARNAPNLVLYAVKHGLIRT
- a CDS encoding Cache 3/Cache 2 fusion domain-containing protein produces the protein MIITIITIAMVRRNIYRSLERNLSTEVQTIVKMFERERALKLDKVHRDLKVAHELFYQDSLVIGQETFEVPVLNQVSGTLHQAGLQKWYLAGKELYQNYDFIDRVHFLTDATVTLFQKIDSGFVRISTNVLKEDSSRAIGTFIPLDSSVADTINRMKTFFGRAFVVNDWYITAYEPILSQGEIVGMLYVGDKEKDLDKLREVLRDLKIGKSGFPFVMDDQGTLIIHPALQGEKYGDDDLFEKIARMKEGLIISRGGPGREKNMIAFDYYEDFRFYIGVTLPVKEETAQILNKIILNSLILSLIIILAFSIFVYYLTIENVRKFLGELEVSQAQLDSTKSALAQSEQHFKTLFNNSSDDIFVLDMEGNFLEVNQVACDNLGYSPEEFKRMNFRDIKTPKFLDKVDRNLETIRMLGKYRYESENVATSGRVIPVEMNSRIIEYRGKKVILTIARDITERKEVEEKILRTIIQTEERERKRFVADLHDGLAPILSTIKLYTDILKKGNFKKIDKGEAIANVEELVDMAIKSTREISNNIRPSLLQDFGLAAAIHEFTSYVKATHAVDIEVNTQQYTIDHRGIEETILYQSVQELINNTLKHSKADHIKIDLKSFDNQIILYYRDNGIGFDLTAELKKNTGYGLNNIINKMKTIKGSCDINTEVGKGMFLIASVRIPENNA
- the gap gene encoding type I glyceraldehyde-3-phosphate dehydrogenase; the encoded protein is MNKIKVGINGFGRIGRNVMKIALERGNIEIIGINDLTSTSVLAHLLKYDSTQGKFNGTVSFDDTNLIINGVRIPVTAERSPINIRWATSPDVVVESTGVFRSKESAKGGYGDHLKNGAKKVILTVPAKDDIDRMIVIGVNDNDLKETDQCISNASCTTNCLAPVAKVLNDRFGIENGFMTTIHSYTNDQVILDGPHTDLRRARSAAISQIPTTTGAARAVGKVIPALKGKLDGMAIRVPTPTGSVVDLVVNLKVEVTKDEVNKAIKEAAEGPMKGILEYTEDPIVSVDIIHNPHSSIFDALSTMVMGKTVKILSWYDNEWGYSVRVVDLIERAF